A single Apostichopus japonicus isolate 1M-3 chromosome 11, ASM3797524v1, whole genome shotgun sequence DNA region contains:
- the LOC139976495 gene encoding uncharacterized protein produces MAVDSGKSSNFVGRTLDEISLDEIELTQVLEEEGETIEQNEKMDKMTSEIPEHSEQMCYRAKDAQPSTSKTERKPKNTSGIPRKWPEEDKDILTKHFKKYIKRGTIPGKDKILVCMENYPANFSGRTWKNIKDCIRNISSSLKLPSI; encoded by the exons ATGGCAGTCGACTCGGGCaagtcttcaaattttgttgggAGGACCTTAGACGAGATCTCGTTGGACGAAATAG AACTTACTCAGGTCTTGGAGGAGGAAGGTGAAACAATTGAGCAGAATGAAAAGATGGATAAAATGACTTCAG aaattcctgaacattctGAACAGATGTGTTATAGAGCTAAGGATGCTCAGCCAAGTACCTCAAAAACAGAAAGGAAACCAAAAAACACTTCCG GCATTCCAAGAAAGTGGCCAGAAGAAGACAAGGATATTTTAACTAAACACTTCAAGAAATACATCAAGAGAGGGACCATTCCTGGAAAGGATAAGATTTTAGTATGCATGGAAAATTATCCAGCCAATTTTTCAGGAAGGACCTGGAAAAACATTAAGGATTGCATTAGAAACATTTCGTCATCATTAAAACTGCCAAGCATTTAG